GTCCAATatgagatgtgattctgtgattggacaacatttgctaaataatcctcagtgtgcttaAGAATTGCGCTGACAACCATTTTAAGATTGgcagttgggctcacaatgtggtgcaCTTGCCTGTACTGGAttctacatatattaatacacagggccctgttctttacagacagaaagaacatgcatacacactgcacctgtttcaactgaacaaaacaagtgacagctggttcattccccagggcaatgtcttaaccaatcagagtcaagctgtctggtttaaatttcaaacaatgcttgacagttaactatcagtcaccatcaactggtgcactctccattgcaacacctctaccaatcagagtccacttgccaatcaatcggcaccctcttctcatgcaggataaatatgttgcttcccctgacattggtatttcctCGTAAAttgtgctgatgagtgcaagaaaaaaaaattcagcagaaaaaatctcctttttcagcaatactgaacaTAGGAGCACTGGGGACAGGAGtcaaccattcagcccttccagcctgctccagcATCCGATTGTGGCTGATCTTTCTGCCTTTGCTTTGCATCCCTTGGTACCCCAACTGACCAAAAGTTGATCAATCTCAGTGTTGAATTATCCCCCAATATCCACAGCCATTTGGGGATGAGGCAGGGAAAGCGTTCAAGGTTTCTACcaacctttgtgtgaaaaagtgggGGAAAGAAAGCACCTGAATGGAAGGATATGATCCAGGTTGACAGAACAAGCCTCAAAGAGAACATCTGTAATGAGAGAGTTAGCTCTTCAATCCCTGTGTAAATGAATGGAGCGAAAATCCACTAATTATTCTGCTTAGGTCTAATTCAAACACCTTCACATGCACAAAGACTTCTCTGTTGATATTTGTGCCGCAAAATATGACCAGCAAAACGTTAAAGAATCCATAAACCTAGAAGGCTTAACATATTGCAgagtatgggcaggattttgaggtggGCTGGTGGGCGAGGCTCAGGAGTGGCTGGGAGACAgtccgctgcccgcgattggcccccggCCACAATTTCATGTTGtcaggacaattaaggcccgcccagcgactCGTCACCGCTTGGGAAGGGCCGAGCGGGGGCAGGTGCCTGTCGGCCACTGGATCCAATTGCAGCCCAGCGGTCAGTTTAATAACAGCCCAGGCAGGCCCTGGAAAGCTGCCAGTGAAGTACCTCCCCTCTGCGTCTTCAGCATTCACATTGTGGAGTGTCTAGTGTGGCTGGAGACaccaggtgggggggggtgggggggcaggtcgGGTGGGGACTCAGCCCCCCGCTTTTCGAATGAATGCCTcgccgtcctcctggaggaggtggcttccaggagagacacccttgtccccagagatgagaGGAGGAGGCCGCTGCACCTCAataagagggcatgggaggagggacAGCGCTGGTGAGCCGCCATGCCATGctgtggcgcacatgggtgcagtgctgaaaGCAGTTCAaagacctgctgtgctcaggaagggtgagtaccgtgttggcatgagtcagtgtgcagaagtgttaaagtGTGGCCGCCTCCCTGTGGacttcaggggtgctagagtctgagtgccaactgtcaatgacgccggagctggccaagggggtgagccctggctgcatgGACTAAGTggcttgtggctcgagggccatgactcggatgtgccctgtgggGTGTTCCAcagctgggattggccaggctgcaatggcgctgcaggtagagaggggactcatcaatgctcctctgtcctttcaagaGAAGACAAGCCAGGACCAAGCAGTGAGAGCACGTACAGGCAGAGGCCCCACCCAACTTCCTGCtcaccaggtttgagcaggatgcccttgAACTCGAGAGCCAGCACGGTCCCCATGCAACCGGGTGTGGAGAAGCTGGGGTGCCAGCCGAAGGTAAGAGCACAGGGAACAGAGGTGAGAGctttggattgtgcaaccattctagtgtagtctcttcactgatggcagcctcaaacctggagtccccattgatcactgaaagacgatggcaccatgatgcagatctccattgtctcaccagggtgcctggcatgcacagtgacagtgtgaggacttTAACTAacgacatgtccttgttctcccttttagattcaccagcaggcacTAGCAGTCtagaccctgaagagccacccctgtcACTGGAGGACCACCGGGTTTcacttgcacctgcgtcacacccgctccctgaaccaggcaccagtgcagataccggCACCTCAGTGGGCGTTAGATCTTCAGTTAGAGTgtcggtgcacagtggtgagggcacttcacactcgcttgaggtgcaggtggaggcagagagtgcccagggcgctggcagttggagggctgctggagaccaggacgacgctcagtcgaaggcagatgatgagcttctggagtcatCCTTTAGGTGGCAGATGTTGGCTGTCCAGCGGGacgtgtgggaggatctggcaaagatccatgagggtctgcgtcctatggtctccgttgtggaggagtccaagtAGAATGTGAGCACGgctttgaccctcatggctgagcgcacttcCTCCTCCATGAAGAGAATGGCgtttctcatggagaggctcctccaggggaacaatcaggggttcctggggttgtgctcagacctgcagccctcacacaggcaataacctcaggtggtcagtgccagtgtgggagatggaagaggtacccagtatcccagctaggtgcccgtccatcaatggtgagcatggaggtccagagcgacctcacattggcataTGAGCTGTTTgttgcctctgccagctcctctccgAGTgttctggatgacggcagcagctcctctacccctctgccagtgaccatggcatctggtgaggctgcgatgactggggagatgccaaccgtgacactggccgctccctcccaggcagggccagcacaggctccactgggcaGAGGATGAACaccaaggttatcaaggccaacaggacagcagagtcagcaagctgcctccaatgccagtgccagcgaggggtggGCACCATGAGGTAGCTCTCACAAAAGTaaattaaaggcaccatgagcacaagagggacagtttacgggtgattttctgttgaTTTATGTTTgctttatatgtctgctggtgtggccatcaacaccagtaatggtaacgtcattatgcattcaatgtgacaataacattaaatttgctttggttctgatttCCTGAGTATGCTTCCCCATTTTTCTTTCTGGTGTAGGACATGCCAGTTTATAACACTGGACGTGAGTGACTCAATaacttattgcacaggcactgagtggactttggatgcaaatgaaagggtcttttcagacatccaggatggaggcagcagccctggaatatagttgaagctgatctttggtagcttaGCTGAAAGAGCACTGGTTCAAGGCATCCctgctgtccctccctccctggaggttaccgaggtctacctccatgccctcagcatctcctcaccatgctcatctttggactcactactggattcttcatctgtggcctgtggggctgtgtcaagatcctcttcctccagtgtcagattgtggacaGCAGAGCATGCAGCAACTATCAgagacacccgctctggggggtattgtagtgcaccccctgaacggttcaagcattggaagcgcatcttgagaagatctatggtccACTCTATCGctgcccttgtggtgccctggctcctattgtagcgctgctctgcctctgttcttggatggcagagaggcatcagaaGCCATCTCTTCAATGaattgcccttgtcacccagcagccatccatccagccgggctggagcactgaagagccccggcacctgggagtgtctgagggtgtaggtgtcgtgggagctgcctgggtaccttgcacagacttgtagaatcagcatcctgtggtcacacactatctgcacgttcatggagtggaagcccttcctgttgacgaaggcaccgggctcacctgctggcgccttgatggccacatgtgtacagtctatagcaccctggacacgggggaagccagcaatggccgcgaagcctctggctcactcagcctggctggcctcggccatatgaaaatgaataaatgccattacccacctgaacagagcttctgtcactagctttatgcaactgtggacagctgattgggagactccacacagatcccccaccagtcctggaaggagctggatgcatagaagttgaggaccactgtgaccttcagagccattgacATGGGGTGCCCGCCAActcagtcggagctgatctcaggcccaatcacctaacaaatggaggtcactgtctccctggagagatggagcatccttcggcattgcacctcagacatattgaggtagctgcatcgctgcctgtgaaccctggcagcaggatagagacatcttctgtggtcccttccgccttggactacctgctggccctgccccccttgtgcctgATCCTGTCCTTCCACAGGTCCCTTCCctagaagctgcattgggacatctggcctcctctcccttctgcccctctctttctcctcagaggaggggtCACCAGCAGAGTccataatccccattaccagggtaagggaaggctgtctgatacctggaaagttccacacagtctgaatcttCCGGGGGCCTTGAAGATACCaaggagtcctgaactgaagcctcgaaatgctaacaatgaagcttCGAACAGAGATGAAACTACCAAGTGCCAATAAGTTGCCAGTagcaaactatgtaccaaactcctcactactgacactggcGATGCTGCTGAGCCCTTTTATCCCAATTGTGGGAGGGCTGGCTGCCCTTCTTGCCCATGCGACAAGTGCAAAATCGCACGGGTAATGAAAAATCAGCGTCAATTTACTTTTTAattgccttaagtggcctcttaattaatgacgGGCGCTGCTCCAGCATCAGCTCACGCCCacagactgaaatatcgtgcaagtgcacgatgacattgggacgctcacccaacaccACTGCGCGCTATTGTACCGAACgtcaaattctgccctatgtttattTGTAGCAGTTCCAAGCTGTAAAGGGAAATATTGATTTTGATTTGAATAAATTACACTCTAGACCAGATTGGCTTGGATCACAGTTGGAATAAAGAGTTATCCAGCTGGGAATATGCTTGATTTCAGCCTGTCAGTTCAGTTTATTTTTTTCAGATTAAACCACACTTGACACATGCATGACAGCCTGTAAATAAAAATGAGCACAAATTCAAATGGAACTTAAAACAGAATATTAGCAATTTGCATCGGTACTTAAGAGCAAAGGCACTGTTCAGAAATAGAACATCAGGGTAAGTTATAGTAAGAACTTTGGCATCATCATAACTTTAAATATTGAGGGCAGCCCAGTTGCTCGATAATGTAAAGGACTGTAGTTTCTTATCGTTTGTAGATAGTGAAGtaagagtcaggagtgtggttgtGATATGGTTTTTACAAACTATGATCATCACTGGCACTGActtaattcaacaacaacttgtatttatatagcagctttaacatGGTAAATCATCTCAAGGCGTTTCAGAAGCAGTGTTGCCAATCAAAATTTGGTGCTGAGCCACATGAGATTTTGGCACAGGTaaccaaaagcatggtcaaagaaGTGAATTTTaaggattgttttaaagggagtgaggtagaggggcagaggggtTTAAACTTACCATGCCTCACACCAGTTGAGAGATAGAGAAGCCAGAGGCAGAATATTCCAAGGTAGCTGCCCAGTGTCATCCTCTTTGTTTTTAGTGATTTCTCAGGTCAaaattaaagtgaaatttaccccCTTTAGTACTTTTGTTCCTTTATTCCCTCTTGGCTTTCTTAATTTCGAATCAAAGGATTTTGGGCACTTTGAAAAATTGTAAGCTGATATGGGAGCGCTGTATGCTAGGTTGGGCATAGGTCCCAACTTCAACCCTGCCTTGAGTAATAACTATTTTGAAGAGTTAGATACCTCTCAGTGACACATGCATTTTTTACTTTTCTTCTCATCCAGCCTACTTCACAAATGACTTGATCTGCTCAAGGTGCACCCACATGTCACTTAACAGGCCGTCTAGCGAGAAATCTGTTTCAATATGATGACGGGTATCAATGAATCAAAAATGAAAACAACGTGCATAAAGTTCCAACAGATCTGAGATTTTGCCTTGAACACCCATtgcaaggttaaaaaaaaatcactccacAGCCAGatctattaaaaattaaaatctgTCATCTATAATTAAACGCAGCATGTTATAAAAGCTGTATTTGAATATACCATGAGATACTTACTTAGAAACCAGTGAAAAGGCCTCAGAGCAAATAGGAGGGCAGGGAACAAGCTTGATGAGAAAATGGCCAAGAGCTGCTGGAAAATGGGCCCTGGTAACTTTTTCAAGAACTGAACGAaaagtattaacatcagctgccTTGGAGCTCtgatctcctcctcctgtgtcCAGAATATTCCCTCCGTGAAGTACCAAGATAAGTACGTGAATCTTGCACTTCTTCATATCCTGTTGAAACATACCAGTCTGAAAAAAGGTGCAACTACAGGCAAAGGTATTCCTACTGACAATGTTAACATGTAGTGCTCAACTTAATTCAATCATTATTTGTTCACAGTAGTGAATAAACTATGAACATTAATGCCTGGATAATACGTATTTTTGTATCAGCTTCCTTATAGTTTTATGTATTGTAAAGGAGATAAACTTTAAACTGATTTTTCAATAACATTCTTTGCCAGTCTCACCCATTCCTCTCCTCAAGGCACTGGTTCTTACTCTCTTCTTCATATACATATATGCAGATATTATTGGCAGGTTATTTCAAGTATTGGAGGGAATGGTTCCGGAACCTGTTCTCACTCAACGTCCTCAAGAAGGTACTCCCAGTAGGGATTTACTAGACAGAGCTCAGGGCTGGATTATACCATCGTGAGGTCTGGTGGCCAAAAATGGAGGTGAGGGGATAGCAAATTTAAATTTCCTAGACGATTCCCGCCAGCCACCATTTTAACCTGGGCGGGAAATGTGTCAggtcacaaacatacacacactcaaggTAATGTTGGAACCCAACATCAACCCAAGCCTCTTCCCTGAGCTTGAGATTTTCAGTGAGGCGGATGGGTTCCCGAAGTCTAAGTGAAACAggacaggtcagtcagtttgtgaACTTTTGAGGAAACCTGTTGTGGAGTTGGGAACTTTTTGACAGCTGAGTTTAAAAGACCATGCCAACTTCAAATTCATAATTAGATACTGAATGATAAGTTAATTGTGGGTTTAATGTAATGATTGATCATAGGGCTCTGTCCTTAAAAGATAAGTGACCATTTAATTGACCAGTATTCTGTAAatattcagatgcattggagcaCTTTCTCCAGTTGATAAAGGACTCTTATGCATTCAACAGTATTGAAAGTACAACATTAATGTGTCATCTGGGGCCCTGTGCTTTGatttttacattgaattaaagTCAAGACGTCTTTAAAGACTTCAAAATGGCTGAACAGAAAGCTGACTTCTTTGATTGAAATTCCATCTGCTgagtttttgaaaaaaaaattaacaaatgGCTAGCCACCTGTTCGGACAACTTCAAAGATTTCATTGGAGATCTCTTGTTCATATAATTGTGCAATAGAATTTTATTATCAACGTTTGGCTGAGCTCCATGCTCTACTGATGGATTTAGCTCAGCAAAGGTTGTTTATTGTGAAAGGGGCCATGAGCTTTGTTTTGATTTATAGCTTTATGAGCAGTTTATATGCTTAAAGAGTTTTGAAGAAGTTTTTGAATGGCTGTTtgttttgacagatttatgagcatTTAAAAGAAGTGAGTTTCTTTTCAAGTCAAGCTTGAACAGATGATTATTTATTCATTTCATGAGCATTTCATAGGCTTCCCATCATTATTATAGGGCTAATAACTTCTTTCCATATTAGATACTAGGGACAGGATCTTCAGGTTGGCATGCAGGCGCATTCGGCGGGCCAGGGTGTGGCTGGGGAATGGACTGCCACCTGCAATTGGTCCCTGACCATGATCtcatgctggctagccaattaacaaccagccagtgtgaaaagcacatggaaatgctcagcgctgccggtgtGGGGGCGGGAGAAGGGCAGGCACTGACGTAAGCACAGGCATGGGGGAGCACAGAATGAAAacccctgaaggcagggagatgaagaatttaaaaccaagaaataaagattttaaaatacggAAAAAGAAATAATCCACGTATCAGAATCATTCACCTGAAcaaatacatgatgaaaattctgcccatacattttcatttttaaaatttaacaaCGGAAAGCTtatcccgtccttggatgagtTTTCTTCAAAATTGCAAAGTCTGACTGGCAGATTCACCCATCCGCTAACCCTAAGTTTGGACAGGCCACAAAAACTCAGGGACAGTTGtaagagaagggcgagaggagccaggagttgaggagaagcgtgagaggagtcgggattaagaagaaacgcgagaggagttggAAGGTGAAGAGAATCTGGGAGAGCAGTGGTGattgagggagtttggtgaggagggaaggaggtgattTTTGAGTACGTGAGTACgggtaagcatttactacttttattgcttatagctTTTAAGGTCTTGTTTTGTGATTCATCATTTGTAAGGGGTATATTCTGtaataacgaggagcagtgaggATGGGCcagagagtaattgatattatttgatattaagtatctttcaaaaggtttaatttaatttaaaggggtaagtcatggcaggagagctcaaagccgtggtgtgctcctcctgctctatgtgggaagccgagaacatttccagtgcccggggccagcatgtttgcgggaagtgtctccagctgcagctcctggaagcccgggtttcaaGAGCTGAAGCGGCGggtggggacactgtggagcatccgcgaggcagAGAGTATCATGGATAACATGtgtagagaggtggtcacaccgcaggctaagcatccacagacaggaagggaatgtgtgtccaccaggcagagcaagaggactaggcaggcagtgcaggaatctcctgtggctattcccctgcaaaacagaatGCTTTGGATACTGTAGAGGGGAATGGCctgtcaggggaaaacaacaacagccaaattcgttacaccacagttggctctgctggacaggggaggagtaaaaagtttGAGAATGCAATAGTTATCGGGgtttcaattgtaaggggaatagataggtgtttctgtggccgcaaacgagactccaggatggtatgttgcctccctggtgttggggtcaaggatgtctcagagtggctagaggatattctgaagggggagggtgaacagccagtggtcgtggtacacactGGTACAAATGTCATAGATAAAAAAAATGGGATGAGccgaatatagggagttaggaagtaagttgaaaagtaggacctcaaagctggtgatctcaggattaccacAAATGCAAAGTGCTAGTtggagtagaaatagcaggatatatcggatgaatacgtggctgaagagatggtgtgagggggagggtttcagattcctgggacattgggactggttctgggggaggtgggaccagtactaACTGgaagggttacacctgggcaggaccgggactgatgtcccgggggaatatttgctagagtggttgggaagggtttaaactaaaatagtAGTGGGAtcggaacctatgcaaggagtcagaggagggggaatcaaggacaagaacaaaagacagaaaggggaataagaaaagtgataggcagagaaatcaagggcaagaatcaaccAGGGCCTCAGTGAGAAATGGTGGGAACGAGACAAGTAATGtgaaaaagacaagccttaaggctttgtgcctgaacacaaggagcattcgcaataaagtgggtgaattaaccacgcaactaaacaggtatgatatagtcgggattacggagacatggctgcagggtgaccagggatggaaactgaacatccaggggtattcagtaattaggaaggacagacaaaaaggaaaaggcggtggagttgcattgctggttaaagaggaaattaatgcaatagtgaggaacgatattagctctgacgatgtggaatctgtatgaataaagctgagaaacactaagcagcaaaaaacattagtgggggttgtatatagacccccaaactggagtggtgatgttgggaatggcattaaacaggaaattatagatgcgtgcaataaaggaacatttgtaattatgggtgactttaatctgcatatagattgggcaaattaaattagtaacaatactgtagaggaattattcctggagtgtatacaggatgttttTCTAGACCAATATATTGAGGAactaactagagaacaggccatcctcgactgggtattgtgtaatgagaaaggaataattggcaatctagttgtgcgaggccccttggggatgagcggccataatatgatagaattcttcatcaagatggagagtgacgtagttgattctgagactagggtcctgaatcttaataaaggaaactacgtcGGTACGagacgc
This sequence is a window from Carcharodon carcharias isolate sCarCar2 chromosome 10, sCarCar2.pri, whole genome shotgun sequence. Protein-coding genes within it:
- the LOC121282919 gene encoding membrane-associated phosphatidylinositol transfer protein 3-like, with translation MQNNVLDSADSSEDEFFDAREEVVEGKNALLLGMSTWNSNDLVEQIETIGKLDDHQGDMYSDSLNRQGCPTQGSVEGQEDTEDMKKCKIHVLILVLHGGNILDTGGGDQSSKAADVNTFRSVLEKVTRAHFPAALGHFLIKLVPCPPICSEAFSLVSKLSCMCQVWFNLKKIN